One genomic region from uncultured Subdoligranulum sp. encodes:
- a CDS encoding helix-turn-helix domain-containing protein: MLKPTEVAELLCIHKNTVYKLIRRGDLPAFRVGKSWRIQRNDLFHLLDRSESE; the protein is encoded by the coding sequence ATGCTGAAGCCAACTGAAGTTGCGGAGTTATTATGTATACATAAAAATACCGTCTACAAACTGATCCGCCGGGGCGATTTGCCTGCTTTTCGTGTAGGAAAATCCTGGCGTATTCAACGCAATGACCTTTTCCATTTATTGGACCGATCCGAGTCCGAGTAA
- a CDS encoding amidoligase family protein — protein sequence MDETLTCVCCGAEVHRDEAYFVGDQPLCRDCADEETFVCDNCGFRHWDSDNQGDDRYDLCPSCREEYFVACSECGRLIPNSEAWYADDDDDTPPYCESCYREKVGDALHPYSYKPSPIFYGDGPLYLGVELEVDGAGQSASHARTVLNVINRREEYAYMKTDGSLDDGLELVTHPCTLEEHRTKVPWADTVAAFREMHYNSHNAGTCGLHVHVNRDALGEHSAAQDETISKILYLFERFWQEILRFSRRTESQMNHWAARYGYKNSAKEILEHAKYDSGNGRYACVNLTNHDTIEFRAFRGTLKLNTLIATLQFVDRICRVALALSESEIKDLSWPEFVLRLTNESTPELIQYLKERRLYINEPVTAEWEV from the coding sequence ATGGACGAAACATTGACCTGTGTATGCTGCGGTGCCGAGGTCCACCGCGATGAAGCCTATTTTGTAGGAGATCAGCCCCTTTGCCGTGATTGTGCCGATGAGGAAACCTTCGTCTGTGACAACTGCGGTTTCCGCCATTGGGACAGTGACAACCAGGGGGACGACCGGTATGATCTTTGCCCCTCCTGCCGGGAGGAATACTTTGTGGCCTGCAGCGAGTGCGGCCGTCTGATACCCAACAGCGAAGCGTGGTATGCAGATGATGACGACGACACGCCGCCCTACTGTGAATCCTGCTACCGTGAGAAAGTAGGCGACGCTCTGCATCCCTACAGCTACAAGCCCTCCCCTATCTTCTATGGCGATGGCCCGCTCTATCTGGGCGTGGAACTGGAAGTGGACGGTGCCGGGCAGAGCGCTTCCCATGCCCGCACGGTCCTGAACGTGATCAACCGCCGGGAGGAATACGCCTACATGAAAACCGACGGTAGCCTGGATGATGGTCTGGAGTTGGTAACTCATCCCTGCACGCTGGAAGAGCACCGCACCAAGGTTCCCTGGGCTGATACGGTAGCCGCCTTCCGGGAGATGCACTACAACAGCCACAACGCCGGAACCTGCGGTTTGCATGTCCATGTAAATCGCGACGCCCTGGGCGAACACAGTGCAGCCCAGGATGAAACGATTTCCAAGATTCTCTATCTGTTCGAACGGTTCTGGCAGGAGATTTTACGATTCAGCCGAAGGACCGAAAGCCAGATGAATCATTGGGCTGCCCGATACGGCTATAAGAACAGCGCCAAGGAGATTCTGGAACATGCCAAATACGATTCAGGCAACGGTCGCTATGCCTGCGTCAACCTGACCAACCATGATACCATCGAGTTCCGGGCTTTTCGGGGCACTCTTAAACTCAACACCCTCATTGCCACCCTGCAGTTTGTGGATCGCATCTGCCGGGTGGCTCTTGCTTTGTCCGAGAGTGAGATCAAGGATCTGAGCTGGCCTGAGTTTGTGCTCCGTCTGACCAATGAAAGTACCCCGGAATTGATCCAGTACTTAAAAGAACGCCGTCTGTACATCAATGAGCCGGTAACGGCAGAATGGGAGGTATAA
- a CDS encoding iron-containing alcohol dehydrogenase — protein MARFTLPRDLYHGPNALEALKTLPGKRAMICVGGGSMKRFGFLDRAEAYLKEAGMEVALFEGIEPDPSVETVMKGAAAMQEFQPDWIVAIGGGSPIDAAKAMWIKYEYPDITFEEMCKVFGIPPLRRKARFCAISSTSGTATEVTAFSIITDYAKGIKYPIADFEITPDVAIVDPELAHTMPKKLVAHTGMDAMTHAIEAYVSTANCDFTDPLALHAIEMIQADLVGSYNGDMDKRDAMHNAQCLAGMAFSNALLGIVHSMAHKTGAAFADYGAHIIHGAANAMYLPKVIAFNAKDPTAKKRYGVIADKMQLGGGSDDEKVALLIQYLRGMNDDLNIPHCIGQYGADSHPCEQGFVPEEVFLQRLPEIAKNAIGDACTGSNPRQPSQEEMEKLLKCCYYDTEVDF, from the coding sequence ATGGCAAGGTTTACTTTACCCCGCGACCTGTATCACGGTCCCAACGCGCTGGAAGCCCTCAAAACGCTGCCCGGCAAACGCGCCATGATCTGTGTCGGCGGCGGTTCCATGAAACGTTTCGGATTCCTGGATCGTGCCGAAGCCTATCTGAAGGAAGCCGGCATGGAAGTTGCCCTGTTTGAAGGAATCGAGCCCGACCCGTCGGTGGAGACCGTCATGAAGGGCGCTGCTGCCATGCAGGAATTCCAGCCTGACTGGATTGTTGCCATCGGCGGCGGTTCCCCCATCGATGCGGCCAAGGCCATGTGGATCAAATACGAATACCCTGACATCACCTTCGAGGAGATGTGCAAGGTGTTCGGCATCCCGCCGCTGCGCCGCAAAGCACGGTTCTGCGCCATTTCCTCCACCTCCGGCACCGCCACCGAGGTGACGGCCTTCTCCATCATCACCGACTACGCCAAGGGCATCAAATATCCCATCGCGGACTTTGAGATCACCCCCGACGTGGCCATCGTTGATCCCGAGCTGGCCCACACCATGCCCAAAAAGCTGGTGGCCCACACCGGTATGGACGCCATGACCCACGCCATCGAGGCCTATGTCTCCACCGCAAACTGCGACTTTACCGACCCGCTGGCCCTGCATGCCATCGAGATGATCCAGGCGGACCTGGTGGGCAGCTACAACGGCGACATGGACAAGCGCGACGCCATGCACAACGCCCAGTGCCTGGCCGGCATGGCCTTCTCCAACGCGCTGCTGGGCATTGTCCACAGCATGGCGCACAAGACCGGCGCCGCCTTTGCCGACTACGGTGCCCACATCATCCACGGTGCCGCCAATGCCATGTACCTGCCCAAGGTCATTGCTTTCAATGCCAAGGACCCCACTGCCAAGAAACGCTACGGCGTCATTGCCGACAAGATGCAGCTGGGCGGCGGCAGCGACGACGAGAAGGTCGCCCTGCTGATTCAGTATCTGCGCGGCATGAACGACGACCTGAACATCCCGCACTGCATCGGCCAGTACGGCGCCGACTCCCACCCCTGCGAGCAAGGCTTTGTGCCTGAGGAAGTGTTCCTGCAGCGTCTGCCCGAGATCGCCAAGAACGCCATCGGCGACGCCTGCACCGGTTCCAACCCGCGCCAGCCCTCCCAGGAGGAGATGGAAAAGCTGCTGAAATGCTGCTACTATGATACCGAGGTAGACTTCTGA
- a CDS encoding penicillin-binding protein 2 — MRYLTPQQNRLMRWRARILAGILAVVCFGGLLVRLFLLQVVDRDGYAARAADQQLRGATLPAPRGEIYASDGTLLAASETCWTIRASPRELDDSLVEPAARALSGILEIDYDETLEKLSQRSSNDCLLRRRVDREMADAVRDWRTENGAEGIQIRQDTRRVYPQGDFMGGILGFTDVDNAGLWGLELEYNEELTGQNGEILTAKNAWGYDMPTHYQTVVDAVPGNTLTLTIDANIQHWLESAMDAAVREHNVAQRGVGIVMDVQTGAILAMTSQPDYDPNTPRQIINEEVRAEVDALTGEARSAALQEAQQAQWRNKAISDLYEPGSVFKLITAAAALDTGVCTPEDTFVCAGKINVAGTWFRCANGHIHGVETFAQGLAASCNPCFIQIGARLGKENFCDYFEAFGLREATGIDLPGEIKRSEYYTADRMGLVQSFGPCIFFDNTFKTKNKTGLPAGLVGSAGCELRQIPPQRWQCLAIDSLVPGSESGNSLRT, encoded by the coding sequence ATGCGATATCTGACCCCGCAGCAAAACCGCCTTATGCGTTGGCGGGCCCGTATTCTGGCGGGCATCCTGGCAGTGGTCTGTTTTGGCGGGTTGCTGGTACGGTTGTTTCTTCTGCAGGTGGTGGACCGGGACGGGTATGCCGCCCGTGCCGCCGACCAGCAACTGCGGGGGGCGACGCTGCCGGCGCCCCGGGGGGAAATCTATGCCTCGGACGGCACACTGCTGGCGGCCAGCGAGACCTGCTGGACCATCCGGGCTTCGCCCCGGGAACTGGACGACTCACTGGTGGAGCCGGCGGCCCGGGCGCTGAGCGGGATCCTGGAGATTGACTATGACGAGACGCTGGAAAAGCTCAGCCAGCGCAGTTCCAACGACTGTCTGCTGCGGCGCCGTGTGGACCGGGAGATGGCCGATGCCGTGCGCGACTGGCGCACCGAAAACGGGGCGGAGGGCATCCAGATCCGGCAGGATACCAGGCGGGTCTATCCCCAGGGGGATTTCATGGGCGGCATCCTGGGCTTTACCGATGTGGACAATGCCGGATTGTGGGGACTGGAACTGGAATACAACGAGGAACTCACCGGGCAGAACGGAGAAATTCTGACGGCGAAAAACGCCTGGGGCTACGACATGCCCACCCATTACCAGACGGTGGTGGACGCGGTGCCCGGCAATACCCTGACACTGACCATTGACGCCAACATCCAGCACTGGCTGGAGAGCGCCATGGATGCGGCCGTGCGGGAGCACAATGTGGCCCAGCGGGGCGTGGGCATCGTGATGGATGTGCAGACGGGGGCGATCCTGGCCATGACCAGCCAGCCGGACTACGATCCCAACACCCCGCGGCAGATCATCAACGAGGAAGTGCGTGCGGAAGTGGATGCATTGACCGGGGAAGCGCGCAGCGCGGCCCTGCAGGAAGCGCAGCAGGCCCAGTGGCGCAACAAGGCTATCAGCGACCTGTATGAGCCGGGCAGCGTCTTCAAACTCATCACCGCCGCAGCCGCTTTGGATACCGGTGTGTGCACGCCGGAGGACACCTTTGTCTGCGCCGGCAAGATCAATGTGGCGGGCACCTGGTTCCGCTGTGCCAACGGGCATATCCACGGTGTGGAGACCTTTGCCCAGGGACTGGCAGCCAGCTGCAACCCCTGTTTTATCCAGATCGGTGCCCGCCTGGGCAAGGAAAACTTCTGTGATTATTTCGAGGCCTTCGGTCTGCGGGAAGCCACCGGCATCGACCTGCCGGGAGAAATCAAGCGCAGCGAATATTATACCGCCGACCGGATGGGGCTGGTACAGAGTTTTGGACCATGCATTTTTTTCGATAATACGTTTAAAACGAAAAACAAAACCGGACTTCCAGCGGGGCTGGTGGGCTCTGCGGGTTGCGAGTTGAGGCAAATACCGCCTCAGCGTTGGCAATGTCTGGCAATTGATTCACTGGTGCCGGGAAGCGAATCTGGAAATTCTCTGAGAACCTGA
- a CDS encoding recombinase family protein — translation MRIAYVRVSTAEQNEQRQIDALAKHNIERWFTEKVSGKDTNRPQLQAMLEFAREGDTIYVHDFSRLARSTSDLLRIVELLQRKKIHLVSNKENIDTSTPTGKLMLTMIGAINEFERQNILERQREGIAIAKAHGRYKGRAPIRLDSQRFEAVYARYHTREISKKEMARLLGISRPTLDRLLAEFSERATP, via the coding sequence ATGAGGATTGCCTATGTCCGTGTATCCACCGCCGAACAGAATGAGCAGCGTCAGATCGATGCCCTGGCCAAGCATAATATTGAGCGCTGGTTTACTGAGAAGGTCTCCGGCAAGGACACCAACCGCCCCCAGCTGCAAGCCATGCTGGAATTTGCCCGTGAGGGAGATACCATCTACGTCCACGATTTCAGCCGCCTGGCCAGAAGCACTTCTGACCTGCTTAGAATCGTGGAGCTGCTCCAGCGCAAGAAGATTCATCTGGTCAGTAATAAGGAGAATATCGATACCTCCACTCCGACCGGAAAGCTGATGCTGACGATGATTGGTGCCATCAACGAGTTTGAGAGGCAGAACATCCTGGAACGGCAGAGGGAGGGCATAGCCATCGCCAAAGCACACGGCAGATACAAGGGCCGCGCTCCCATCCGATTGGATTCCCAACGTTTTGAAGCTGTCTACGCCCGCTATCATACCCGGGAGATCAGCAAAAAGGAGATGGCCCGCTTGCTGGGAATCTCCCGTCCCACCTTGGACCGCCTTCTGGCAGAATTTTCAGAACGCGCAACCCCCTGA
- a CDS encoding glycosyltransferase family 4 protein → MKILMLANDSTYVYNLRQEVILAMLAQGWKVAVACEKKQHWEELSEIGCQMLSLEVARHGKNPLRDLALLRSYGRLLDAERPDVVLTYNIKPNVYGGMACAKRDIPYLVNVCGLGTPVENPGPMQVLTVALYKRGVKKAACVFFQNQENEDFFNARRMAPGHHHLLPGSGVNTARFALLPYPKGKTVDFLFISRVMKEKGIDQYLEAARVIHARHPETVFHILGGCDDESYRKILDKMEAAGIIQYHGQQPSVLPFQKINACTVHPTYYPEGMSNVLLESAACGRPIITTDRSGCREIVEEGVNGFVCRQKDSADLIAQIKKFLGLPWEQRRKMGLAARRKVEDEFDRQIVVDAYLTEIKAVIREMTV, encoded by the coding sequence ATGAAAATACTTATGTTGGCCAATGACTCTACTTATGTTTATAATTTGCGCCAGGAGGTTATCTTGGCTATGCTAGCGCAGGGGTGGAAAGTGGCTGTGGCCTGTGAAAAAAAGCAACACTGGGAAGAGCTTTCCGAGATAGGCTGCCAGATGCTTTCACTCGAAGTAGCCCGCCACGGCAAAAACCCCTTGCGGGACCTGGCACTTCTGCGCAGCTACGGCCGTCTGCTGGACGCGGAGCGCCCTGACGTAGTGCTGACCTACAACATCAAGCCTAACGTTTACGGCGGTATGGCCTGCGCCAAACGGGACATCCCTTATTTGGTTAACGTCTGCGGTCTCGGCACCCCGGTGGAAAATCCTGGCCCAATGCAGGTATTGACGGTTGCGCTTTACAAGCGGGGGGTCAAAAAGGCGGCCTGCGTCTTTTTCCAGAACCAAGAGAATGAGGATTTTTTTAATGCGCGCCGTATGGCACCGGGCCATCACCATCTGCTGCCAGGGTCCGGCGTCAACACCGCGCGCTTTGCGTTGTTGCCCTATCCGAAGGGAAAGACAGTGGATTTCCTGTTTATCTCTCGAGTGATGAAGGAGAAGGGAATCGACCAGTATCTGGAGGCGGCTCGTGTAATTCATGCCCGTCACCCTGAAACTGTCTTTCATATCTTGGGTGGTTGCGACGACGAAAGCTACCGCAAGATTTTAGATAAAATGGAAGCAGCTGGAATCATCCAATACCACGGTCAACAGCCCAGCGTGCTGCCTTTTCAGAAAATTAATGCCTGTACGGTGCACCCCACCTATTACCCTGAGGGTATGAGCAATGTGCTGCTAGAAAGTGCAGCGTGTGGCCGACCTATCATAACTACCGATCGCAGTGGTTGCCGTGAGATTGTGGAAGAAGGAGTTAATGGTTTTGTCTGTCGCCAGAAGGACAGTGCGGACCTTATTGCTCAGATTAAGAAATTCCTAGGTCTTCCTTGGGAGCAGCGCCGGAAGATGGGTTTGGCCGCTCGCCGAAAAGTGGAAGATGAATTTGATCGTCAAATCGTGGTGGACGCTTATCTCACAGAAATAAAAGCGGTGATAAGGGAAATGACAGTATGA
- a CDS encoding recombinase family protein, whose amino-acid sequence MKKSRMRESVRQQEAAIYLRLSSADGPEAESDSIQNQRSFLREWAKKHDIAIVREFVDDGHTGTDFARPGFQELNQCLMDGSVSCVIVKDLSRLGRNYAETGRYLEEIFPRLGIRFIAVNDQYDSASNTDSVQQMAVFKNVFNDLYAADASAKVRTSLGILKRQGKFLGRQAPYGYRIDPEDRYHLLPDEETAPTVRRIFALFLGGASRTRIAKVLNREEIPSPAAQKQMTDKSRRFTGLWNAETIRRILSHPVYQGDMAQQFTRTINYKVHNRRRVDPEDWIVVENTHTPLVSREDFALAQQMQKVRTYETTDHPHLLTGIAYCADCGSPLYAKKRGKYWYLNCYGYYRDPTAHHCTSHSIREDVVVQAVVDALRTLAQNQVDSKAMARKRAQKQQGQQDLKSRRSKLEQQLESARKTRLGAYKDKAAGILREDEFAYISQNLRKEEERCQKELEQLAHLENDFDQTDAIEKKIRAFLQFDHLEKGQLQQLVRRVEVDAHKHITITFNFIDPDKGAD is encoded by the coding sequence GTGAAAAAAAGTAGAATGCGGGAGTCTGTCCGTCAGCAGGAAGCGGCGATCTATTTGCGGCTCTCCTCGGCCGATGGCCCGGAAGCGGAATCGGACTCCATCCAGAACCAACGCTCCTTCTTGCGGGAGTGGGCAAAAAAACATGACATTGCTATTGTCCGGGAATTTGTGGACGATGGCCACACCGGAACGGACTTTGCGCGTCCCGGCTTTCAGGAACTGAATCAATGCCTGATGGATGGCAGCGTGAGCTGCGTCATCGTCAAGGACCTTTCCCGTCTAGGACGCAACTATGCCGAGACCGGGCGATATCTGGAAGAAATCTTCCCGCGTTTGGGAATCCGGTTCATCGCCGTCAACGATCAATACGACTCTGCCAGCAACACCGACAGTGTCCAGCAGATGGCCGTATTCAAAAATGTATTCAACGATTTATATGCCGCCGATGCCAGTGCCAAGGTGAGGACCTCGCTGGGCATCCTCAAGCGGCAGGGCAAATTCCTGGGGCGGCAGGCGCCCTATGGCTACCGCATCGACCCCGAGGACAGATATCATCTTCTGCCCGATGAGGAGACAGCTCCCACGGTGCGGCGCATCTTTGCGCTGTTTCTGGGCGGGGCCAGCCGTACCCGGATTGCTAAGGTCCTCAACCGGGAGGAAATTCCCTCACCGGCAGCCCAAAAGCAGATGACCGACAAGAGCCGTCGTTTTACGGGGCTGTGGAATGCGGAAACCATCCGGCGAATCCTGAGCCATCCGGTGTATCAGGGCGATATGGCCCAGCAGTTCACCCGCACGATCAACTATAAGGTACACAATCGCCGCCGGGTCGATCCCGAAGACTGGATTGTGGTGGAAAACACCCATACGCCGCTGGTCAGCCGGGAAGACTTCGCCCTGGCGCAGCAGATGCAGAAGGTCCGTACATACGAAACCACCGACCATCCCCATCTACTTACCGGCATTGCCTACTGTGCCGACTGCGGCAGCCCCCTCTATGCCAAAAAGAGGGGAAAGTACTGGTATCTGAATTGCTATGGGTACTATCGCGACCCCACAGCACATCACTGTACCTCGCACAGCATCCGGGAAGACGTGGTGGTGCAGGCGGTGGTGGATGCACTGCGTACATTGGCACAGAATCAGGTGGATTCCAAGGCAATGGCCCGCAAGCGTGCGCAAAAGCAGCAGGGACAGCAGGATCTGAAAAGCCGCCGCAGCAAGCTGGAGCAGCAGCTGGAATCGGCACGCAAAACCCGATTGGGTGCCTACAAGGATAAAGCCGCCGGGATCTTGCGTGAGGATGAGTTCGCCTATATCTCTCAGAACCTGCGCAAGGAGGAGGAACGCTGTCAAAAGGAACTGGAACAGCTGGCACACCTGGAAAACGATTTCGACCAGACGGATGCCATCGAAAAAAAGATCCGGGCGTTTCTGCAATTCGATCATCTGGAAAAAGGACAGCTGCAACAGCTGGTACGCCGTGTGGAGGTGGATGCCCACAAGCATATTACCATCACCTTTAACTTCATAGACCCTGACAAAGGGGCCGATTGA
- a CDS encoding sugar transferase: MNKVKYRAALRIVKLINVAGMTALFGVCWYWFYADHIISPFYNKGNWAVIAIFAILYLVFGRVYDAFKVSLYRISEMVYSQVLSALLSNVVMYVVIWLLNKIVPTVWPLILCTLVQVLYAVGWSYCAHQWYFKLFPPRRTVVVYDRRPGMEKLIQEYGLDKKFAVEKIAPISECLNHDLEMLDGMEAVFLCGIHSHERNIVLKYCIARDIQVYMMPRIGDVLMSSAKPLHLFHLPMLQVTRYEPAPEYLLMKRLFDVVVSGVALLVLSPVMLGFAIAIKVYDGGPVFYKQCRLTKDGKTFMVHKFRSMRVDAEKDGVARLSTGDKDERVTPVGRLIRKVRIDELPQLLDILKGNMSLVGPRPERPEIAAQYEKELPEFALRLQAKAGLTGYAQVYGKYNTTPYDKLQMDLMYIANPSFMEDLRIIFATIKILFIPESTEGVAAGQTTAQAEACEMEAANR, encoded by the coding sequence ATGAATAAAGTGAAATACCGTGCTGCGCTACGGATAGTAAAATTGATTAACGTGGCAGGTATGACAGCCCTATTTGGCGTATGTTGGTATTGGTTTTATGCAGATCACATTATTTCTCCTTTTTATAATAAAGGTAACTGGGCAGTGATCGCAATTTTTGCCATTTTATATTTGGTATTTGGCCGGGTATATGATGCGTTTAAAGTCTCTTTGTACCGCATATCAGAAATGGTATATTCACAGGTACTGTCTGCATTGCTTTCAAATGTGGTAATGTATGTCGTAATTTGGCTTCTCAATAAGATTGTGCCGACAGTTTGGCCATTGATTCTTTGCACATTAGTACAAGTACTGTATGCTGTTGGTTGGTCTTATTGTGCACATCAATGGTATTTTAAACTGTTCCCACCTCGACGCACAGTAGTTGTATATGATCGGCGTCCTGGCATGGAAAAACTGATTCAGGAGTATGGACTGGATAAAAAATTCGCAGTGGAAAAGATTGCTCCTATTTCGGAGTGCTTGAATCACGATTTAGAAATGCTGGATGGAATGGAAGCGGTGTTCCTTTGCGGAATTCACAGTCATGAGCGCAATATTGTATTGAAATACTGTATTGCCCGTGATATTCAAGTGTACATGATGCCACGTATTGGCGATGTGCTCATGAGCAGTGCAAAGCCTTTGCACCTGTTCCATTTGCCCATGTTGCAAGTTACCCGTTATGAACCTGCGCCGGAATATCTTTTGATGAAGCGTCTGTTTGACGTTGTGGTGTCGGGAGTGGCGCTGTTGGTGCTTTCGCCCGTAATGTTGGGATTTGCTATCGCCATCAAGGTTTATGATGGTGGTCCGGTTTTTTATAAGCAGTGCCGTTTGACGAAAGACGGAAAAACCTTTATGGTGCATAAGTTTCGCAGTATGCGGGTGGATGCAGAAAAGGACGGCGTGGCGCGTCTTTCCACAGGAGATAAAGATGAACGGGTTACACCTGTTGGGCGTTTGATCCGTAAGGTGAGAATCGATGAACTTCCTCAGCTTCTGGATATTCTAAAAGGGAATATGTCCTTGGTAGGCCCACGCCCTGAACGGCCGGAAATTGCTGCCCAGTATGAGAAAGAACTGCCAGAGTTTGCCCTGCGCCTGCAGGCCAAGGCTGGTTTAACCGGTTATGCCCAAGTGTACGGTAAATATAATACTACTCCGTACGATAAGCTGCAGATGGATTTGATGTACATTGCTAATCCGAGTTTTATGGAGGATTTACGCATTATTTTTGCTACGATCAAGATTTTGTTTATCCCTGAAAGTACAGAAGGTGTGGCAGCAGGGCAGACAACAGCACAGGCAGAAGCCTGTGAAATGGAGGCTGCAAACCGATGA